Within Trichoderma atroviride chromosome 2, complete sequence, the genomic segment GTTCGATATGTCCACCTCCCAGCGGCTTCGGTCGATACTCAGTTGCTGGAGGATGCTACACGGAGAGGCAAGTTGTTCTTCAAATTGGCAGAGATGATTTTTCGAATCGGCTAACCATGTccgcagaagctgctgctcagcaaGCCAAGGCGAAATAAATGGATCCTGGTATAGAGAGGCGTTGGTTTACCAGctgaagaaagagatggtTGGCGTTTGCATACGATAAATCATGTAATTCTGGGTCGGGAGCATCGGAGAATGGTAATATCTTTACACACTTTGTGGTGCAGGATCGCTGGGGTTTGTTGCGAGTATAAAAGCAGTCATTTGGCGTTTCTCATGGCATGGGCAACGGACCATCAgattttctttccccccGGCATCATTTTTTTGGAcgttttaataaaaatttatgATATCCAACTTGGGTTCTCTACGTTACCACCAAGCCCCGCCTCCTTCGCCAGCCTTGCCCTCCCAGAGTGGAGAAATGCCTTTCtgttcgtcgtcttcgccctctACTAATGGTCTTACTAGCCCtcctttcctcctctctGTCATCCATCTATCTATCCAACccttcattctttttcttgactGGTCGCTACCGACATTGACAGTGGGGATTATCTTGTCTATCCTCAGACCCATGACGAACATGGCAAGCTCACGGAAACTGCTGTGTTCAGAGTACGGAACGCCAAAGCACATGGCCTCCTTGGTGCTGCCTCTCTGAGCAACAAGATCCTTTGCCCCGAATCTTGTCCTCCAGCCCTtgccatggagaagctgttgagTAGAGATACTGCTCGGCGGAGTATTGGCTCCGATAACCCTGCCATTGCCCGGCCGAAAGTTCCAGCCGCTTGGTCGAAAGCCAACAATGCGACTAAAATGCGGCCTGTAGCTGTCTAGATAATCCTGCAAAGTTTCTGCACGGATCTCCATGAGCATTTGCATGTGAACTTGGGCTTCGATGGGATCTGAAGTTAGCAGCGCAGTTAGTTCTGGGTCATCAAGCTGCTTGCATATCTTTATCTTCGCCGCCGACGCAAAGATTTTGGAGCCAAGAGCTTTTGCTATAGCCACACATATCCTCTCCTTTCCAATAGAGTAAGTCCCGCATATTACTAGAAGCCGGTGTTTACGCTGGGATTTCGACTTTGACTGTGCACCATCGTCCGATGGCTTATCACTTTGAAAGTACTTGCTCACGGTACCCGTTCCAGCGGATTTCTCTGACCTCTGCCAAACATCGTCTGCACAATTGGGGTCAGGAGACATTGATGCGATGAGGTCGGCACACGCTTGGATGACATCGCCTTGTGGAGGGAAAGAATATCGTGGATTCAAGTACGTCGTATCAAGATAGCAGATATCAATTCGCTGCTGCCTTGATTTGCCGGATATTGAATCTATCACATCGGATTTGAGCAGCGGATGTCGAACATGTTCAGGACAGGCTCGGAAGTCGCCGCAGTGCAATATCCGCTTGGTTCGTTTGTTTGGCCCATTTCCAAATGGCTTTTCAAAAAGGAATAAGGAGCTCCCAGGACAGTGATTGGCGGGCATCATGGTGACCGTTGCACCTTCAGTTCCGGGAACATCATATGGCTTTTCGAATTCCAGCTCAACAACCCACTTGGCAGCAGTCCGGAGCTGTTGCTTGACCAAGCTCCCGGTGACCTTACTGCAGTAGATTGGGCCGTGTCTCCAACTAGCTGTTAGGCCGATGTAATGGTCGCTGTGGAAGTGGCTCAAGAAATAAGCCTGACATCCTTCAACGGCGCCGTAGCGAAATGCATCAACGCATATTGCGAATCCAGGcattattttataaaagggGCAAGTCCGCTCGTACGCCGGCCGACCTCGAGACGCGGTCTCTGCGGCCGCCGCCGTAGCCCAGGCCGAATCTTCCGCATTGCCAGACATAAGCTTAGAAAAGGCGCTCTTCGGTTTGTTTTCCGTATTCATCTCGAGGGGGTTTGCTTGACCCGGCCTGGGGACGGCGGCCCGAGCAAAGCGTTTGCCAATCTCCGCAGCCTCTACTTCAGGTTTATCGTCGGCAACGATTCTGTCCTTGGTTGGTAGTGGAATAGGGTCGCCGTCAAGACATGAGTTGACATGTCGCGAGGCTTCGTCTGCAGATATGCCAAGTAGGCTTCCAGAACAGACCGGGCAGCTCTCTACCACGGAGTGATTATCCAAAAGTTCATCGAGATCGTCACCAGGGATTccggcctcttcagcttcaagccttgCCTGCTCCCGCATGAATCGCATCTCCCGCATCTCTTCACCTTCAAACTCGTCTAAGTCGAAATCGTCCATGTCAGCAAAATCCCCCAGTTGGTTAAATTGGGCATCAACCGAGGTTTCTTGctccagcggcggcggttcATACTTTTCATTGGTGTCTTCGGTCTGCGTAG encodes:
- a CDS encoding uncharacterized protein (BUSCO:EOG092D1AQR), translating into MRMATATATATATATATAIPSHQTHHPTTQKMPNRRPPLPRKNHFVILRRPKTPMKNEFEGEEMREMRFMREQARLEAEEAGIPGDDLDELLDNHSVVESCPVCSGSLLGISADEASRHVNSCLDGDPIPLPTKDRIVADDKPEVEAAEIGKRFARAAVPRPGQANPLEMNTENKPKSAFSKLMSGNAEDSAWATAAAAETASRGRPAYERTCPFYKIMPGFAICVDAFRYGAVEGCQAYFLSHFHSDHYIGLTASWRHGPIYCSKVTGSLVKQQLRTAAKWVVELEFEKPYDVPGTEGATVTMMPANHCPGSSLFLFEKPFGNGPNKRTKRILHCGDFRACPEHVRHPLLKSDVIDSISGKSRQQRIDICYLDTTYLNPRYSFPPQGDVIQACADLIASMSPDPNCADDVWQRSEKSAGTGTVSKYFQSDKPSDDGAQSKSKSQRKHRLLVICGTYSIGKERICVAIAKALGSKIFASAAKIKICKQLDDPELTALLTSDPIEAQVHMQMLMEIRAETLQDYLDSYRPHFSRIVGFRPSGWNFRPGNGRVIGANTPPSSISTQQLLHGKGWRTRFGAKDLVAQRGSTKEAMCFGVPYSEHSSFRELAMFVMGLRIDKIIPTVNVGSDQSRKRMKGWIDRWMTERRKGGLVRPLVEGEDDEQKGISPLWEGKAGEGGGAWW